From Streptomyces sp. NBC_00370, a single genomic window includes:
- a CDS encoding transposase: protein MASVITASESSWIVPFTGLSPRLFGKLVTALRREGVDAVRKGRPWSLPLEDRALLVAAYWRTNLTMRQLAPLFGVSKSAADRIIDHLGPMLALQPCKRFAKDTVLIVDGTLVPTRDHSIAEQSKNYRYSTKHQVVIDADTRIVVVVGRPLPGNRNDCKAWEESGAKAAVGHTKTIADGGYPGTGLVMPHRRRAGEELPDWTQAHNKSHKQVRARVEHVFARMKNWKILRDCRLKGDGVYHAMLGIARMHNLALAG, encoded by the coding sequence GTGGCTAGTGTGATCACGGCGTCGGAGTCGTCCTGGATAGTCCCGTTCACCGGGCTGAGCCCCCGGCTGTTCGGGAAGCTGGTAACGGCACTGCGGCGCGAGGGTGTGGACGCGGTCCGCAAGGGCCGGCCGTGGAGCCTACCTCTGGAGGACCGGGCTTTACTGGTCGCGGCCTACTGGCGTACGAACCTGACCATGCGCCAACTGGCCCCGCTGTTCGGGGTCTCCAAGTCGGCCGCAGACCGCATCATCGATCACCTCGGGCCGATGCTCGCTCTCCAGCCCTGCAAGCGATTCGCGAAAGACACCGTGCTCATCGTGGACGGCACCCTCGTGCCCACCCGCGACCACAGCATCGCCGAGCAGTCGAAAAACTACCGGTACTCCACCAAACACCAGGTGGTCATCGACGCCGACACCCGCATCGTCGTAGTGGTCGGCCGGCCTCTGCCCGGCAACCGCAACGACTGCAAGGCGTGGGAGGAGTCCGGCGCGAAGGCCGCCGTCGGCCATACCAAGACGATCGCCGACGGCGGCTATCCGGGCACCGGTCTCGTGATGCCCCACCGACGCCGCGCGGGCGAGGAACTGCCCGACTGGACGCAAGCGCACAACAAGTCCCACAAACAGGTCCGCGCGCGCGTCGAGCATGTTTTCGCTCGCATGAAGAACTGGAAGATCCTCCGCGACTGCCGCCTCAAAGGCGATGGTGTTTACCACGCCATGCTCGGCATCGCCCGGATGCACAACCTCGCCC